The following coding sequences lie in one Candidatus Methylomirabilota bacterium genomic window:
- a CDS encoding UbiD family decarboxylase, which produces MAQDLRSFLDLLKRERPADLMLISREIDPAHEITALVVKLDRELGRRPVLLFERVRGTRFPVLTNLHASRSRLALAMSTAPAETLRTYLRAMERPVAPRVVSGGPVKEVVLTGGQVDLGTLPQIVHHEGDAGVFLTAAISFARHPDDLVWNCAYNRLMLKSRDTTSIHLTLGKHLWEFHRAAEARNEPLPVAFAIGVHPALALGALAIGSVDEDERAIMGGLLGEPLELVRCETSDVLVPAHAEMVIEAEILPHQRTAEGPFGEFTGYSLGERPREVVKVRAITHRRDAIFQDISVAHLDHLLLSTIPIEANLYRAVRAMVPTVRAVRVPAPFTAYVSLEQRIPGQARNAILAVLGADLYMKRVVVVDHDVDVFDDRQVNWAIATRCQPDRDITIITHARGSDLDPSTTQDGYTAKWGVDATAKPSLAGFTPRHRVAPSVYERIDPGQFLS; this is translated from the coding sequence ATGGCTCAGGATCTGCGAAGCTTCCTCGATCTGCTCAAGCGCGAGCGCCCCGCTGATTTGATGCTGATCTCCCGGGAGATCGATCCCGCGCACGAGATCACGGCCCTGGTGGTCAAGCTCGACCGGGAGCTGGGCCGGCGCCCGGTGCTGCTCTTCGAGCGGGTTCGCGGCACCCGGTTCCCCGTCCTCACCAACCTCCACGCCAGCCGCTCCCGCCTGGCCCTGGCCATGAGCACCGCGCCCGCCGAGACGCTCCGCACCTATCTGCGGGCGATGGAGCGCCCGGTCGCGCCGCGCGTCGTGTCGGGCGGGCCCGTGAAAGAGGTCGTGCTCACCGGGGGGCAGGTCGACCTGGGGACGCTGCCGCAGATCGTGCATCACGAGGGGGACGCCGGCGTGTTCCTGACCGCGGCCATCTCCTTCGCCAGACATCCCGACGACCTCGTCTGGAACTGCGCCTACAACCGGCTGATGCTCAAGAGCCGCGACACGACCTCGATCCACCTCACCCTGGGCAAGCACCTCTGGGAGTTTCACCGCGCCGCCGAAGCGCGCAACGAGCCGTTGCCGGTGGCCTTCGCCATCGGCGTGCATCCGGCGCTGGCCCTGGGCGCACTGGCCATCGGCTCCGTGGACGAGGACGAGCGGGCCATCATGGGCGGCCTCCTGGGCGAGCCGCTGGAGCTGGTCCGCTGCGAGACGTCCGACGTGCTCGTGCCCGCGCACGCCGAGATGGTGATCGAGGCCGAGATCCTCCCGCACCAGCGCACCGCCGAGGGCCCCTTCGGGGAGTTCACCGGGTACAGCCTGGGCGAGCGGCCGCGGGAGGTGGTGAAAGTCCGGGCCATCACGCACCGACGGGACGCCATCTTCCAGGACATCAGCGTCGCCCACCTCGACCACCTGCTGCTCTCCACGATCCCCATCGAGGCCAATCTCTATCGCGCCGTCCGCGCGATGGTCCCCACCGTGCGGGCCGTCCGGGTGCCGGCCCCGTTCACCGCCTACGTCTCGCTGGAGCAGCGCATCCCCGGCCAGGCCCGCAACGCGATCCTGGCCGTCCTGGGCGCCGATCTCTACATGAAGCGGGTCGTCGTCGTCGACCACGACGTCGACGTGTTCGACGACCGCCAGGTGAACTGGGCCATCGCCACCCGCTGTCAGCCGGATCGGGACATCACGATCATCACGCACGCCCGCGGCTCGGACCTCGATCCCTCCACAACGCAGGACGGCTACACCGCGAAGTGGGGCGTGGACGCCACCGCCAAGCCCTCGCTGGCGGGCTTCACCCCGCGCCACCGGGTAGCGCCGTCGGTCTACGAGCGGATCGACCCCGGTCAGTTCCTGTCCTGA